In the Parasteatoda tepidariorum isolate YZ-2023 chromosome 3, CAS_Ptep_4.0, whole genome shotgun sequence genome, one interval contains:
- the LOC122269776 gene encoding mitogen-activated protein kinase 4-like — MPIYRDNLQNAALDRQFLRQPGALDYLKLWLNDSLCGLTYLHSNKACHLDIKADNILISQDNRAVICDFSCLACATKTIPRDDLGLPLMYRPPEAFPSFGSGTEVDGKAFDMWAFGIMVLELFTSKSLSRAISCAGNWNRDIYPILFNILQV, encoded by the exons ATGCCTATTTACAGGGACAATTTGCAAAATGCAGCCCTAGACAGGCAATTTTTGAGACAACCAGGCGCCCTAGACTACCTCAAATTGTGGCTTAATGATAGTCTTTGTGGTCTAACCTATTTGCACTCTAACAAGGCCTGCCACTTGGATATAAAGGCAGACAACATCTTGATCTCGCAAGATAATAGAGCTGTCATATGCGACTTCTCTTGTCTTGCGTGTGCGACAAAAACAATACCAAG GGATGATCTTGGATTGCCGCTCATGTATAGACCTCCAGAAGCTTTCCCATCTTTTGGAAGTGGGACAGAAGTTGATGGCAAGGCTTTTGACATGTGGGCGTTTGGAATTATGGTTTTAGAGCTATTTACCAGTAAATCTCTAAGCAGAGCAATAAGCTGCGCCGGAAACTGGAACAGAGATATTTATCCTATCCTGTTCAACATTCTTCaggtataa